The following DNA comes from Anastrepha obliqua isolate idAnaObli1 chromosome 1, idAnaObli1_1.0, whole genome shotgun sequence.
gTACTTCATATGTACCTACCACCTAACATTAAACTAAAGAGTCGATGGCCTAAGCTGCTTGTACTCTATTTCTTTAGATATTAGGCACTGTATTTAATACtatgtttaataataataataataataataaatatttttaatgcaatgcGTTAATGCAAACATTTCTGCCAATAGATACCAACGCATGTAACGCTTCACAAATATTTTGGAATGCAATGTCATAATATTGACTAGCACAGTCGCATTTCAAgcgttattttaatttctttattaacaTGAGTGTCACAATCATGAATACCACTTTACTTTCTTTGCGCAGTGGGGTCGGTTGTAGAAGTAGAACTCGAATCATTCAAACTCAGTTCAAAACTATTATCGCCACTTGTACATGTTACAGTCGTCAAACTGGAGTCATTGCTTGGGCTCTGGTGACCAAAAACACTTAAACATGGCAGGCTTTGATCACCTGAGTTCCCATCTGTCAATTCAGCATCAACGTTGCCACCATCTAACATATTTACACCGTTAAAGCAATTTTCGCCATCATCGTCGAAACTATCATTGCTTAAACTACTACATTGGCTTTCATCACTTAAAGGGTTTGGCAATTGTGATGTATTTTGCCGTGGTACCTGATTTGAAGTACAACTGTTTCCTTTATCAATATTCAAAGGTTCACCGCTATTAGTATCTAAATTGAGTTCAGTTATCAGTGGTAAACTTCCACCTGAAGCGCATGCCAACGATGACATCGGCGCAACATTTGATGTTGAAGCAACGACTGGTGTACTTAGAGCCGGAACACCGGATAAATTTTCAGTACTGGGATCTAGAAGTGTAAGCATAGGGACGTTATGTGGTTCCTCTGACTTAATTGTTGAGTGATGGCTACTATTAACTTCCAGTAATTCACTTAATTCCGGTATATTGTGTGTCGTTATGGCACTGCTAACGGCAGCAGAATTGCAATCATGTTGCGCCTTTGATATTTGTAGGTTTTCACAGCTATGATTCTTTAAATTGCCATCATTAGTATCTGCTGTAGCAACAACGTTGTTAGTTTCTGCTCGTAGAACTTGTTGCTGATTTTGTAAGTGCAACTTTTGTTGATGGGTTTGCAAATTTTGTTGTCGTGCCATTCGTTGTGCTCGAGGTGGCGGTTTTGGAGCCCCACCATTCATGTCtttattgaaaaaaggaaatttcGTGTAATAATCTCGATTGTGATCTGTCACACTATTCACGCAGTTAGCATTGTCATTGAGTGTTTCTGTGTCTGGATAGCCTGCGGAGTCATTCACGAAATCCGCCACACTCCCCAAACATTCTGTTGGTATTGATATGTCTACCTTAGCTCCAGGCCCTTCTAACGGGCGATCGGGCGGTGCTTCTGTTGATTGGAAAAGAATTAAgacataaataatattatatatcaacGGAAAACAAATTGaggtatttttcgttttttagatTACTaatatgaatacatacatatttaacaaaTCAAAGGTACTTTCAAGGTAGTACGTAGGTTCTTCAGAAGAATATGGTAAACGTTGTCTGATGTTGTTGGTTTAAAGTTcataatatgaattttataGTACACTGCGAACCTCTAAACTCCGACACTTACGCCACTTTTGAGAATACCCAAAATGTTCTATGTTAATCTATGCGCAACAGTAGTTGACAAGTGAGAGGCTTCATATTTGATAACGGAACATTGTTT
Coding sequences within:
- the LOC129236182 gene encoding protein Tube, encoding MYTRDTELRRLQSNDVNRLAETLGFDGGRKLMETIPKNWTAQDTVYVGDAAARGSHKWNGEIKGLGVVELKYKPEQIRLIEEATRQTSGCYFAEILIQEWSTSGRKHERPTVGLLLHLLIKADLWNAADFVAEHFLNEAPPDRPLEGPGAKVDISIPTECLGSVADFVNDSAGYPDTETLNDNANCVNSVTDHNRDYYTKFPFFNKDMNGGAPKPPPRAQRMARQQNLQTHQQKLHLQNQQQVLRAETNNVVATADTNDGNLKNHSCENLQISKAQHDCNSAAVSSAITTHNIPELSELLEVNSSHHSTIKSEEPHNVPMLTLLDPSTENLSGVPALSTPVVASTSNVAPMSSLACASGGSLPLITELNLDTNSGEPLNIDKGNSCTSNQVPRQNTSQLPNPLSDESQCSSLSNDSFDDDGENCFNGVNMLDGGNVDAELTDGNSGDQSLPCLSVFGHQSPSNDSSLTTVTCTSGDNSFELSLNDSSSTSTTDPTAQRK